One Sediminibacillus dalangtanensis genomic region harbors:
- a CDS encoding methyl-accepting chemotaxis protein — protein sequence MTEVKTQTGTDSELLNSFLKVAPVLNQLINDDITVGIYDTEKLIINIPGETFSLNVSPGDPLTEGDIITNAIRENSPKSEIVPKELFGFPLIARAIPLRDENGTVIGGVGIGTSLEKANKLHEVAESLLAIVEQSAASVQEITGSINDLAEHVTDVSSQVKKVSESTEEIGEISTVVKGISEQSNLLGLNASIEAARAGEAGKGFGVVAEEIRKLANNSKDNVKKINDATKNIQNLIAKLDDAFSGIHQMTDTQATAITDISATVQEISTNAQDLAKLAENQLETK from the coding sequence ATGACCGAAGTTAAAACTCAAACAGGGACCGATTCAGAGCTGTTAAATTCTTTTCTCAAGGTGGCACCCGTCTTAAATCAATTAATAAACGATGACATCACGGTCGGCATCTATGATACGGAAAAACTGATCATCAATATTCCAGGGGAAACATTCTCCCTTAATGTCAGCCCCGGCGATCCGCTTACAGAGGGAGACATCATCACCAATGCCATTAGGGAAAACTCTCCGAAATCGGAAATAGTTCCGAAAGAATTATTCGGCTTCCCACTAATCGCCCGCGCCATCCCACTGCGTGACGAGAATGGTACCGTTATTGGAGGCGTTGGGATCGGAACCAGTCTGGAAAAAGCGAATAAACTTCACGAAGTGGCCGAAAGTTTGTTAGCAATTGTAGAACAGTCTGCGGCTTCTGTTCAGGAAATCACAGGCTCCATAAACGATTTGGCCGAGCATGTAACGGATGTTTCTTCACAAGTGAAAAAAGTAAGTGAAAGTACCGAAGAAATCGGCGAAATATCAACGGTGGTCAAGGGCATTTCTGAACAAAGCAACCTGCTGGGTCTGAATGCATCGATTGAAGCCGCACGTGCGGGTGAAGCGGGTAAAGGATTCGGTGTTGTGGCGGAGGAGATTCGGAAACTTGCCAACAACTCAAAAGATAATGTCAAAAAAATCAATGATGCCACCAAGAATATCCAAAACCTGATTGCCAAACTGGATGATGCATTTTCCGGAATCCATCAAATGACGGATACACAGGCAACTGCAATCACAGACATTTCTGCCACAGTCCAAGAAATCAGCACAAACGCCCAGGACCTGGCAAAACTAGCTGAAAACCAGCTGGAGACAAAATAA
- the betA gene encoding choline dehydrogenase translates to MSETYDIVIVGGGSAGSVLGDRLSEDGKKSVLVLEAGRSDYPWDLLIQMPAALPFPAGKSLYDWKYESDPEPHMNGRRIKHARGKVLGGSSSINGMIYQRGNPMDYERWGADEGMESWDFAHCLPYFKRLENALGSPDDDLRGHDGPIKLERGPAKNPLFQAFFNAGVEAGYSRTPDVNGFRQEGFGPFDKHVYKGQRLSASRAYLRPAMKRENLTVKTRAFVTSIDFDGTRAKGLTYRRNGKTHQVNTGEVILAGGAINTPQLLQLSGVGDAEHLRSLGIKPVVDLPGVGENLQDHLEVYVQHACSAPVSEQPNLNKLRMPWIGLQWMLGRTGAAATNHFEGGGFVRSNEDVDYPNLMFHFLPVAVRYDGQKADTAHGFQVHIGPMYSDARGSLKIRSKDPKEHPSMVYNYLSTEQDKREWVEAIRITREIMSQPAMKPYNAGEISPGPSVRTDEEILEWVRNDAETALHPSCTAKMGPASDPMAVVDPKTMKVHGLDNVRVADASAMPYVTNGNIHAPVLMLAEKAADLIQGRKPLEPIHADYYRHGVHPADSGTVTAK, encoded by the coding sequence ATGAGTGAAACATACGATATTGTGATTGTTGGCGGGGGGAGTGCGGGTTCCGTGCTCGGCGACCGCCTGAGTGAAGATGGAAAAAAAAGTGTCCTTGTTTTGGAGGCAGGACGCAGTGATTATCCATGGGATCTATTGATTCAAATGCCGGCAGCTTTGCCATTTCCAGCAGGTAAAAGCCTTTACGACTGGAAATACGAATCGGACCCTGAACCGCATATGAATGGGCGACGTATAAAGCATGCCCGTGGTAAGGTGCTCGGAGGCTCGAGTTCGATCAACGGGATGATCTATCAACGTGGAAATCCAATGGACTATGAACGCTGGGGAGCAGACGAAGGGATGGAATCGTGGGATTTTGCGCATTGTCTTCCGTATTTCAAACGCTTGGAAAATGCTTTAGGGTCGCCGGATGATGATCTTCGCGGCCACGACGGCCCGATTAAATTGGAACGCGGGCCAGCCAAAAATCCTTTATTCCAAGCCTTCTTCAATGCAGGGGTAGAAGCCGGTTATTCCCGCACCCCTGATGTGAACGGTTTTCGCCAGGAAGGATTCGGTCCGTTTGATAAGCATGTTTACAAAGGCCAGCGATTGTCAGCTTCACGCGCTTATTTGCGTCCGGCGATGAAGCGTGAGAATCTGACGGTCAAGACTCGCGCTTTTGTAACGAGTATCGACTTCGATGGTACGCGGGCTAAAGGATTGACCTATCGACGCAACGGGAAGACGCACCAAGTGAACACAGGGGAAGTCATTCTTGCAGGCGGTGCCATCAACACGCCGCAGTTGCTTCAACTGTCCGGTGTGGGCGACGCCGAGCACCTTCGCTCTTTAGGCATTAAACCGGTAGTTGACCTTCCAGGTGTAGGAGAAAACCTCCAGGATCACCTTGAAGTCTATGTCCAACACGCTTGTTCAGCTCCTGTTTCCGAACAGCCGAACTTGAATAAATTGCGGATGCCTTGGATCGGTTTGCAATGGATGCTCGGACGTACGGGAGCGGCAGCGACCAATCATTTCGAAGGCGGAGGTTTCGTCCGTTCAAACGAGGACGTCGATTACCCGAACTTAATGTTCCACTTCCTGCCGGTAGCTGTGCGGTACGATGGACAAAAAGCGGACACCGCTCACGGATTCCAAGTACACATCGGACCGATGTACTCTGATGCCCGTGGATCATTAAAGATTCGTTCGAAAGATCCGAAAGAGCATCCGAGCATGGTCTACAACTATCTATCTACGGAACAGGACAAACGCGAGTGGGTGGAAGCAATCAGAATCACCCGTGAAATTATGTCTCAACCTGCTATGAAGCCTTACAACGCAGGGGAAATCTCACCGGGCCCTTCCGTTCGTACAGACGAAGAGATATTGGAATGGGTAAGGAATGATGCTGAGACAGCCCTTCACCCGTCTTGTACGGCAAAGATGGGGCCCGCTTCTGATCCTATGGCTGTTGTAGATCCAAAAACCATGAAGGTCCACGGGCTTGATAATGTACGAGTGGCAGATGCTTCGGCGATGCCTTACGTCACAAACGGCAATATCCATGCGCCGGTCTTGATGCTGGCGGAAAAGGCAGCGGACTTAATCCAGGGGCGTAAACCGCTCGAACCTATTCATGCGGATTACTATCGTCATGGAGTACATCCAGCCGATTCAGGCACCGTAACTGCTAAATAA
- the prpB gene encoding methylisocitrate lyase — protein sequence MSWIVEPKSTQPERAETFKRLINQPELLKIPGTHDGISAKIARDVGFQAIYLSGAAYTASRALPDLGLIYSNEMAEKAQELIRASDLPLLVDIDTGYGGVINVARAAREMVEAGVAAVQIEDQLLPKKCGHLNGKKLIEPEEMMQKIRTIREVAPTLVIVARTDAKSVEGMEKAMERANMYVEAGADAIFPEALTSEEDFRQASSAINAPLLANMTEFGKTPYFTGEDFLSFGMSMVIYPVTSLRVAAKAYERVFTEIMEHDTQKEKLEDMQSRQELYETIKYYDYEALDEKVAKTVLPEIGKENK from the coding sequence ATGTCTTGGATCGTCGAACCAAAATCAACGCAGCCAGAAAGAGCAGAAACGTTTAAAAGATTGATCAACCAACCGGAATTGCTAAAAATCCCTGGCACTCACGACGGGATATCCGCCAAAATCGCCCGGGATGTCGGCTTCCAGGCCATTTATCTGTCCGGCGCTGCCTATACGGCAAGTCGGGCGCTTCCTGACCTTGGCCTCATTTATTCAAATGAAATGGCCGAAAAAGCCCAAGAACTTATCCGGGCTTCCGATCTCCCTCTACTCGTCGACATCGATACAGGCTACGGAGGCGTCATCAACGTAGCCCGGGCGGCAAGAGAAATGGTCGAAGCCGGAGTTGCCGCCGTGCAAATAGAGGACCAGCTGCTGCCAAAAAAATGCGGGCATTTGAATGGAAAGAAACTGATTGAACCAGAAGAAATGATGCAAAAAATCAGGACCATCAGAGAAGTCGCTCCCACACTTGTCATTGTAGCCCGGACAGATGCAAAATCAGTGGAAGGAATGGAAAAAGCCATGGAGCGAGCCAATATGTACGTCGAAGCTGGAGCCGATGCCATCTTTCCTGAAGCATTGACAAGTGAAGAAGACTTCCGGCAGGCATCGTCAGCTATCAACGCACCGCTCCTCGCCAACATGACCGAATTCGGAAAAACCCCTTATTTTACAGGAGAGGATTTCCTCTCATTCGGAATGAGCATGGTCATTTATCCCGTTACATCCCTGCGCGTGGCTGCCAAAGCTTACGAGCGGGTTTTTACGGAAATCATGGAACACGACACGCAAAAAGAAAAGCTCGAAGACATGCAATCACGCCAAGAGCTATATGAAACCATCAAGTATTATGATTATGAAGCGTTGGATGAAAAAGTGGCAAAGACCGTACTTCCGGAGATTGGGAAGGAAAATAAGTAA
- the cudC gene encoding choline uptake/conversion transcriptional regulator CudC — protein MSESTERSRMKIEEAKDKVIGAIAETMDLYGVTPSAANLYATMYFKDQMTLDEMRTELDMSKPSMSTSVRKLQEIAMVKKTFTRGSRKHTYAAEKNFFRSFMVFYCQMWEREVKMNMEAIEEAQEDLIDVIKETTSTPEIVADAKKYYDQLEGSKTYYRWLDDLVASIRSGKIFEFLPKDQHD, from the coding sequence ATGAGTGAATCGACAGAAAGATCAAGAATGAAAATAGAAGAAGCAAAGGACAAAGTGATTGGCGCCATTGCAGAGACAATGGATTTATATGGGGTAACCCCATCGGCCGCAAACTTATATGCGACCATGTATTTTAAAGATCAGATGACCCTGGATGAAATGCGTACGGAGCTGGACATGAGTAAACCGAGTATGAGTACCAGTGTACGTAAGCTCCAGGAAATAGCCATGGTGAAAAAGACATTTACACGTGGCTCCCGGAAGCATACCTATGCTGCGGAGAAAAATTTCTTTCGTTCCTTCATGGTGTTTTATTGTCAGATGTGGGAACGAGAAGTAAAAATGAATATGGAAGCAATCGAGGAAGCACAAGAAGATTTAATAGATGTCATAAAAGAGACCACCAGCACACCGGAAATCGTTGCCGATGCAAAAAAGTACTATGATCAACTAGAGGGATCCAAAACCTACTATCGCTGGTTGGATGACTTAGTTGCAAGTATAAGAAGCGGCAAGATATTTGAGTTTTTACCGAAAGACCAGCACGATTAA
- a CDS encoding aldehyde dehydrogenase family protein, producing MLDIHSLNKQYIAGSWIDGKSSRTLKDINPYNGEVITEFKMASTEDVDAAYLAAQAAMDEWNQINPYQQRDLLENAVTYIDAHEEEITNLIIDELGGTRLKAAFEIGLVKNMIKEAATFPLKKEGKILPSVENGKENRLYRMPAGVVGVISPFNFPFFLSIKSIAPAIGAGNGVVLKAHEETPIVGGTLIAKIFEEAGIPKGLFNVVVTDISEIGDSFVEHPIPRIISFTGSTGVGRHIAQLAAKHFKKPLLELGGNSAFIILDDADIDYAVNAAAFSRFTHQGQICMSANRIIVHQSVYDEFISKYRDKIASLKTGDPRDPDTVIGPVVNERAAQTLKALIEKGIEQGAEPLLQGNISGNMVEPTILTGVTPDMDIAREEMFGPVVSVMTFSTDEEAIRIANDTNFGLSGAVHTRDGERGVQLAKQVHTGMIHVNDITINDEPIVAFGGEKQSGLGRLNGEWSLEEFTTLKWISINYGQRQFPY from the coding sequence ATGTTAGACATCCACTCGCTCAACAAACAATACATTGCCGGCTCATGGATTGATGGAAAAAGCAGCCGCACATTGAAAGATATAAATCCATACAACGGTGAAGTAATAACAGAGTTCAAAATGGCTTCGACAGAAGATGTAGATGCTGCCTATTTAGCAGCACAAGCAGCTATGGATGAATGGAATCAAATTAATCCTTATCAACAACGAGACCTCCTTGAGAATGCTGTAACATATATTGATGCCCATGAAGAGGAGATCACGAACCTCATTATCGATGAACTTGGTGGCACACGATTAAAAGCAGCGTTCGAAATAGGCCTTGTCAAAAATATGATCAAGGAAGCAGCAACTTTTCCACTTAAAAAAGAAGGCAAAATTCTACCATCCGTTGAAAACGGGAAGGAGAACCGCCTATATCGCATGCCTGCTGGTGTAGTAGGAGTTATCAGCCCATTCAACTTTCCTTTTTTCTTGTCCATTAAATCGATTGCCCCGGCAATCGGCGCTGGTAATGGTGTTGTTCTAAAAGCGCACGAAGAAACACCTATCGTCGGAGGTACATTGATTGCAAAGATTTTTGAAGAAGCTGGCATTCCCAAAGGTCTATTCAATGTAGTGGTTACGGACATTAGCGAAATTGGCGATTCATTTGTAGAGCACCCTATCCCAAGGATTATCTCCTTTACAGGCTCCACTGGCGTGGGTAGACATATCGCACAACTGGCAGCGAAGCATTTTAAAAAACCACTGCTCGAATTAGGCGGGAATAGCGCATTTATCATTTTGGACGATGCGGATATCGACTATGCGGTGAACGCAGCGGCATTCAGCCGGTTTACCCATCAGGGCCAAATCTGTATGTCCGCAAACCGTATCATTGTCCACCAATCTGTTTATGACGAGTTTATCAGCAAATATAGAGATAAAATTGCTTCCCTTAAAACCGGCGATCCACGAGACCCTGATACCGTTATTGGCCCTGTCGTAAACGAAAGAGCGGCCCAGACCTTAAAAGCACTCATCGAGAAAGGCATAGAACAAGGGGCTGAACCACTGCTACAAGGCAATATTTCAGGTAATATGGTGGAACCAACCATATTGACAGGTGTGACTCCGGATATGGACATTGCTCGTGAGGAGATGTTTGGCCCAGTAGTAAGTGTTATGACATTTAGTACGGATGAAGAAGCAATCCGGATTGCGAATGATACCAACTTTGGTCTAAGTGGTGCTGTGCACACAAGGGATGGAGAACGCGGTGTCCAGTTAGCAAAGCAGGTACATACCGGCATGATTCACGTGAACGACATCACGATTAATGACGAACCAATTGTCGCATTCGGCGGTGAAAAACAATCTGGTCTAGGTCGGCTAAACGGGGAATGGAGTCTTGAGGAATTCACGACGTTGAAATGGATTTCGATCAACTATGGACAGCGCCAGTTTCCATACTAA
- a CDS encoding bifunctional 2-methylcitrate dehydratase/aconitate hydratase, whose product MTEMNVKTAQTADQVLERIADYAVYGKITSEEALKTAQYVLVDTLGCGFLALRYPECTKHLGPIVPGTVVPNGSRVPGTPYELDPVHAAFNIGCMIRWLDYNDTWLAAEWGHPSDNLGGILAISDYISRKRCSEGKRPLQMSTVLENIVKAHEIQGILALENSLNREGLDHVLYVKVATTAVVTAMLGGSKEDVINAVSQAWVDNSSLRTYRHAPNTGSRKSWAAGDATSRGVRLALMTMNGEMGYKTALSAPGWGFQDVLFGGKELTLARPFGSYVIENILFKISFPAEFHAQTAAEAAIKLHEQINGRIEDIERITITTHESAIRIIDKKGPLYNPADRDHCIQYITAIGLLYGSLNADHYEDEVAANPEIDRLRNKMVITENEQYSKDYLDPDKRSIANAVQVFFIDGTHTDQIAVEYPIGHRRRREEGIPLLLDKFQHNIKTRFPLRQANQILELCENYNELTDTPVNQFMELFRI is encoded by the coding sequence ATGACAGAAATGAACGTGAAAACGGCACAAACTGCCGACCAAGTATTAGAACGTATTGCCGATTACGCCGTATATGGCAAGATCACTAGCGAAGAAGCGTTGAAAACAGCACAATATGTATTGGTGGATACGCTTGGCTGTGGATTCTTAGCCTTACGCTATCCAGAGTGCACCAAGCATTTAGGCCCTATCGTACCTGGCACCGTCGTCCCGAATGGCTCCCGTGTTCCAGGTACACCTTATGAACTGGACCCTGTCCATGCGGCCTTCAATATCGGATGCATGATTCGCTGGCTCGATTACAATGACACTTGGCTTGCTGCAGAATGGGGACATCCTTCCGACAACTTAGGAGGAATCCTGGCAATTTCCGATTATATCAGCCGTAAAAGATGTTCGGAAGGAAAAAGGCCACTTCAGATGAGCACAGTGCTGGAAAATATCGTAAAAGCTCACGAAATTCAAGGGATACTGGCACTGGAAAACAGCCTCAACCGCGAGGGCCTTGACCATGTGCTTTACGTCAAGGTGGCCACGACAGCCGTAGTGACCGCTATGCTTGGAGGCAGCAAAGAAGATGTCATCAATGCGGTTTCACAAGCATGGGTCGATAATTCCAGCCTTCGCACCTATCGTCACGCACCAAACACTGGATCTCGAAAATCATGGGCAGCCGGAGATGCAACAAGCCGGGGAGTGAGACTGGCCTTAATGACAATGAACGGAGAAATGGGCTATAAGACTGCCCTCTCGGCGCCGGGTTGGGGATTCCAGGATGTCCTCTTCGGCGGAAAAGAATTGACCCTGGCACGTCCTTTTGGCTCCTATGTGATAGAAAACATTTTGTTTAAGATATCGTTCCCTGCTGAATTTCATGCTCAAACTGCAGCGGAAGCAGCAATCAAACTTCATGAACAGATCAACGGAAGAATCGAAGACATCGAGCGAATAACCATTACGACACATGAATCAGCCATCCGTATTATCGATAAAAAGGGACCGCTTTACAATCCGGCAGACCGAGATCATTGTATCCAATACATTACAGCCATCGGCCTTCTATATGGATCATTGAATGCGGACCACTATGAAGACGAGGTAGCCGCCAACCCGGAAATCGACCGCTTGAGAAACAAAATGGTGATAACCGAAAATGAACAATACAGCAAAGACTATCTCGATCCGGATAAGCGCTCCATCGCCAATGCTGTCCAAGTGTTCTTCATTGATGGCACACACACCGACCAAATAGCAGTAGAATACCCGATAGGACACAGACGCCGCCGTGAGGAAGGCATACCGCTGCTTTTGGATAAATTCCAGCACAATATAAAGACACGGTTTCCACTTCGCCAGGCCAACCAAATTCTTGAATTGTGCGAGAACTATAATGAACTGACAGATACACCTGTCAATCAGTTCATGGAGCTATTCCGCATATAA
- a CDS encoding cell wall hydrolase: MARVKYTDKDVDLVARMIRAEAEGEGKQGMLMVGNVIVNRLKANCSDFEGLRSIRDVIFQVQGGNYSFEAVQKGNVFYNRARSAEKRLARQVLDYWREHPSKFSLWYFNPYGECPPEWYGQPFTGQYKQHCYYEPQANTCESVYGW, from the coding sequence ATGGCAAGAGTAAAATATACAGACAAGGATGTTGACTTAGTAGCAAGGATGATAAGGGCAGAAGCTGAAGGGGAAGGAAAGCAAGGGATGCTGATGGTCGGAAATGTCATTGTAAATCGGCTGAAAGCCAATTGCTCTGACTTTGAAGGTTTACGTTCCATTCGGGATGTCATCTTCCAAGTACAGGGAGGAAATTACTCGTTTGAAGCCGTGCAAAAGGGGAACGTTTTTTATAACAGAGCGAGAAGCGCAGAAAAAAGGTTAGCCAGGCAAGTGTTGGACTATTGGAGAGAACATCCCTCCAAGTTTTCCCTCTGGTACTTCAATCCTTATGGCGAGTGTCCACCAGAGTGGTACGGACAGCCGTTTACAGGGCAATATAAACAGCATTGTTATTATGAACCACAGGCTAATACGTGTGAAAGTGTATATGGCTGGTAG
- a CDS encoding glycine betaine ABC transporter substrate-binding protein, whose translation MNTWKKELSLILAILMLAVLTACGNTSGESNSEAGTEEGEEAITIGQINWAENIAVTNMWKAILEEKGYDVKLNVLDMGTTMKALEDGELDASLEIWLPVQDANYLEKYQDTVNFSDATWFDNAKVGLVVPSYLEEVNSVEDLNDHKELFDGEIVGFDPGAGTMEVTEQLIKDYDLDYELLPSSEPAMLAEIGEAVKAEEPIVAPLWSPHWIFSKYDLKFLEDPQETFGGVEKIHHATRQGFAEDYPEVSEWFKNWKMNDKQIGELIDYTENAEEPLDGAKKWVEENQDLIDKWVK comes from the coding sequence ATGAATACTTGGAAAAAAGAGCTTAGTCTTATTTTAGCGATTCTCATGCTCGCAGTATTGACAGCATGTGGAAACACAAGCGGAGAATCTAACAGCGAAGCTGGAACAGAAGAAGGCGAAGAAGCAATAACGATCGGCCAAATTAACTGGGCTGAAAATATTGCTGTTACAAATATGTGGAAAGCCATCCTAGAAGAGAAAGGCTATGACGTGAAGTTAAATGTACTGGATATGGGTACAACAATGAAGGCTTTGGAAGACGGCGAGTTGGACGCCAGCCTGGAAATATGGCTGCCTGTTCAGGATGCCAATTACCTGGAGAAATACCAAGATACGGTCAATTTCTCCGATGCAACGTGGTTCGATAACGCAAAAGTAGGACTTGTCGTGCCAAGTTATTTGGAAGAAGTAAACAGTGTAGAGGACTTAAACGACCACAAAGAGCTGTTCGATGGTGAAATTGTCGGTTTTGATCCTGGCGCAGGTACGATGGAAGTAACCGAACAATTAATTAAAGACTATGATCTCGATTATGAGCTGCTGCCTAGCTCTGAACCTGCGATGTTGGCTGAAATTGGAGAAGCAGTAAAAGCTGAGGAACCAATCGTGGCACCGCTTTGGAGCCCGCATTGGATATTTTCTAAATATGATCTGAAATTCCTCGAGGACCCGCAAGAAACATTCGGCGGTGTGGAAAAGATTCACCATGCCACCAGACAAGGATTTGCGGAAGATTACCCGGAAGTGAGCGAATGGTTTAAAAATTGGAAGATGAATGATAAGCAAATCGGCGAGCTGATCGATTACACAGAAAATGCCGAAGAACCGCTTGACGGGGCGAAAAAGTGGGTCGAAGAGAATCAAGATCTGATTGATAAATGGGTAAAATAA
- the betB gene encoding betaine-aldehyde dehydrogenase, with the protein MNLKQQQYINGNWVDANAGNTRDIINPFNQEVIATVPEGDESDTKAAIAAARVAFDHGEWPTTPATERGAVVRKIAELIERDKEELAHLESLDTGKTVEESRGDMEDIAGVFRYFAELADKDGGELIDSPIPNSISKVVREPVGVCGQITPWNYPLLQASWKLAPALATGNTLIMKPSEITPLTTIKVFELIEEAGVPAGVANLVLGAGSTVGAELSDNTDVDLISFTGGIVTGKKIMQAASVNVKKLALELGGKNPNVVFADADFDVAVDQALNGVFFHAGQICSAGTRLIVEESIHDEFVNALVERVKKFKLGNGFEEDTQMGPLISAEHLAKVEKYVETGIQEGATVAVGGSRPADPELQNGFFYLPTIFTDCTTDMHIVQDEAFGPIITVEKFRTEEEAIKLANDSIYGLAGGVWTNDIAKAERCVAKMRMGTVWINDFNLYFPHAPWGGFKQSGIGRELGKLGMEEYTETKHIFQNLKPESINWF; encoded by the coding sequence GTGAATCTAAAACAACAACAATACATTAATGGCAATTGGGTGGATGCGAACGCAGGGAATACGCGGGATATTATTAATCCATTTAACCAGGAAGTGATTGCTACCGTTCCAGAGGGGGATGAATCCGATACAAAGGCAGCAATCGCTGCAGCAAGAGTAGCATTTGATCATGGTGAATGGCCTACAACCCCGGCAACGGAACGGGGGGCGGTTGTAAGGAAAATTGCTGAATTAATAGAAAGAGATAAAGAAGAACTTGCTCATCTGGAATCATTGGATACAGGTAAAACAGTAGAAGAAAGCCGCGGAGACATGGAGGATATCGCTGGTGTTTTCCGTTATTTTGCCGAGCTTGCCGATAAAGATGGCGGGGAGTTGATCGATTCTCCTATTCCTAACTCTATCAGCAAAGTAGTGCGCGAACCAGTTGGTGTGTGCGGCCAGATTACCCCTTGGAATTATCCATTGCTTCAAGCGTCCTGGAAACTGGCTCCAGCGCTTGCGACTGGAAACACATTAATCATGAAGCCAAGTGAAATCACACCACTAACGACCATAAAAGTATTCGAACTAATCGAAGAGGCGGGAGTGCCTGCTGGTGTTGCCAACCTGGTTCTTGGTGCTGGCAGTACCGTGGGTGCCGAGCTGTCTGATAATACGGATGTAGACCTTATTTCCTTTACAGGTGGAATTGTTACTGGGAAGAAAATCATGCAAGCGGCAAGCGTGAATGTGAAAAAGCTGGCCCTTGAACTTGGTGGGAAAAACCCGAATGTCGTTTTTGCTGATGCTGATTTCGATGTAGCAGTCGACCAGGCGTTAAACGGGGTTTTTTTCCACGCAGGACAAATCTGTTCCGCTGGCACAAGACTGATTGTCGAAGAAAGTATTCACGACGAGTTCGTAAACGCACTTGTTGAGCGAGTGAAAAAGTTCAAGCTTGGCAACGGATTTGAGGAGGATACGCAAATGGGTCCGCTTATTTCAGCGGAACATCTTGCCAAAGTAGAAAAATATGTAGAAACAGGTATCCAAGAAGGCGCTACAGTAGCAGTTGGCGGCAGCCGTCCGGCTGATCCAGAACTGCAAAATGGATTTTTCTATCTGCCTACCATTTTCACAGACTGCACGACAGACATGCACATTGTTCAAGACGAAGCGTTTGGTCCAATTATTACGGTCGAGAAGTTCCGGACAGAAGAGGAAGCAATAAAGCTTGCGAACGATTCGATCTACGGGCTTGCCGGCGGCGTTTGGACCAACGATATTGCAAAAGCGGAGCGCTGTGTAGCGAAGATGCGCATGGGAACGGTTTGGATCAATGACTTCAACCTTTACTTCCCGCATGCCCCATGGGGTGGATTCAAGCAGTCTGGAATTGGACGCGAACTAGGAAAACTGGGGATGGAAGAATATACCGAAACAAAGCATATATTCCAAAATCTGAAACCTGAATCGATTAACTGGTTCTAA